AGACCTCAAATACtgaaatcatttaaataaagtgTCCCAGGGAAGGAAAAAGACACAGTGACCACGGATGGTTATTACAAGGCATGGACAGGATTTGATGGCCCTGGAACAGTAGCccagctgggctggagtgcagaagatCTGGGGGTCCTGAACTGGTTTTTACATGTTAAATCCATCCCCATTGAGCCGCTTCTCCATGACTACTGACTACGGGGACCCTGCATCCAGAGGTATAAAATGCAGCCAAAAGGAAGAAGAGCAAAAGCAGCTCACCTCAGATTGAGGCAAGGAATGAAATTTTACTGCAGCTCTTACACATCATCTGGGCttctaacaaatttatttatctgGGCTTCTAacaagtttattaaatattaaactgaataaaaaaatgaaaaagttaaaaaatagaaaccatgTCCAAAGGGATTGTTTTTCAACGAAAAGAGATCTAGCCTATCCTTTTTTTAACAATTGGTTCTTCCCTACCGTAGGACACAATTCTGTGGGGTACAGAGAAAGTAAGACTGAACTCATAAAGGGGTTCTGCAAACACACTGTGAAAATTACTGACCTAGAGTTGAAACTTTCTTTCTGGGAAacgaaatttaaaattatatgttaacTAATCAGAAAAGAGTAAGTATGACATATCTCATACTATTAACCCCTTTATTTTTGCCACAGAGCTTCACCTGTCTTttcagtaaaaaaacaaaacaaaacaaaaaagctacaAATTTTTATTTAGCTATTATTAAGAAACTTAGGCACATGGGCAGAACAGACCTCATAGGCAAGCAGTTGTGTTTCCTAATAGATTGAACACATATCATTGCCATGAATACATCTTTTATCTTAAAATGCCAATTAGCATCAAAAGTAAATggttttgttactgttgttgtcACTGTTTTGTTTAACAAAAACAGGGTCTTAAAACAAGTGCTTCAGTGGAATTCTTGAACAGTAAGTAGCCTGTTGATGGTGAACCTGCTTTAAAGCACCACACAACAATGTGTGTTTACATCACCCCTTTATTTCATAGTTAGAAATAATACAGTTCCACAGGGTAAATTGTCAATAAATAATGGTGTTTAATCATTAAACGTAAAAATCCCACTCTTTGGCATCTGACAGGATTCTATTTCTTGTCAAACTAATGACTGTATAGATATAGCTAATCTTAGTGATCATTCGTCAATACAATATGTTACAAAGGTGCAATTTACGTTAAAATATACAACAGCCAAAAATTTCCAGACCAACGAGAAATCTGATCAACTCAGTAAGATAAAGGCCAACCTCCCCAAGGCTCTTTCACATAGTTTGCCTTACTAAAAGTGTAATAAACATTGATTAAGAGTTCCTAGGGTTTTCTAATACTTACTTTGCTCTAAATAGTTTGCCATTCATTCTGGctaaagaaaaatcacaattgCACCAGGAATTACCCACTTATTAATTAAAAGGTGTTCTTATTTTATAAGTAAGATTACTAACACCTAAGAAACTCACAGCCCTCAAAATCAAAAGTAAGCAGTTCTATGCTGCCAGAAATGCCAATTCAGTAATAAATTGCACCTTTAAGAgtcaaaaaagggggaaaaaagaaatagaaacgtTTACAAAAGATAAGttacatacacattttttttcaaaatatattcaagaaTAGTTGAGCTGTATTTGTTACTAAAGCCAGGGCATTATTTCTTTAGCAACATTAAACCAGTGCAATTGACATAAATTGTTCAGTAATCCAGGATTAACCCATTAAAACTGTAGAAGCACGTTAGGCTCCTACACTAATCCTAGAAACTGGAATTTCAATGAGTGCTTGTGTTGCACAGAGCTAAAACTGGAATGACCTGATGACATGCCGAATGGTATCACTTCATACTTAGTTTAATCATTCGATAGTAAAAATGAGTTCCTCTATTAAAGTTTTATTCACTTACAGAAAATTCAGATGCAAACAGTATTATGCCTATAATCCACAATTAAAAGAATCCTTTCCATTTTAAAGTTCCAGGTGAATTTAAGGTAGAAAATAAGCACTAAGGAGAGTTTTTTTCAACTTATGAAAACATCATATTGGAAACTTTCTGGAAAAGCTTCCCCCCACctattgtaaaataaatactttgtatcccaaatttaattttattaagacACACTTTAATAacgctataaagaaatattttacagcCATAGAGATCAATAACTTTCCATGcggaaataaaaaattcattgcTCAATAATATTATTGAGGCAAGTGAAGAAAGATTATTCTCTTGTCAAtctgaaatgttaatttttttcagtgcAAAAccagttataaaatatttaaactcaatatttaaaaataaaagtggtccAATTCAGCAATGTTCAAGTTCTAAATTTCATAAAACAAAtcattacatacattttatagtaaaatacagagattcaagAAGTACTTGAGTacttaatatataaatttctaaTGAATCATATCAAGTCAGCAACAACCAAGCAGATAACATTCCCAATTTGAGTGTCAGAATCATAAAGATGAAATTACTGTACCAGAGCCTTTTTTTCCTAGCTAAAAAGCTATACAAACTAACAGTCAACGTTCTGTTTTCTTTGCAGTTGCGTGCTCTAGAATGATATCCCCCCCCAAGTGATTTCATTCCTGTATTCAAAATTTGATCCAAACAATTTTTATGTTCCAGGAACACTTAGCTGATATAACCATCTATAGTGTGAAGAGTCATGTACAGAGTACAGCAGTGGGTTTTTTTCTAGCCAAGCATAGGCTGAACTAAACTGGTTTAAACTCTCTACAAGTCATTCATGTATTATTCCTAGCAAACACACGGTCCCCTCGGAGGGTTAGGTGTTGAAGCTGGTACTGTAGCACTTCTGTGTCAGCTGGCTCCTTGATGTTCATTTTATCTAGATTGAGGTAGTCCAGAGATTTGGAGTGAGCCCTCTTACCTTTAAGAAGACAAAGAGGCAGAGGCCCATGCAGGGCCTTATAAGGTTCATAAGGTAAAGATTTAGTGCACTTGTCTCCTGAGCTGGGCATCCTCCTTCGCCTCCTGCCATTGACAGCTGGAATCTCATATGGCTGGTAGTACCTACTTCTGGTTTTATACAAACGAGAGGAACGGGCAAGTCCTGCATCTAGCTGTTTGGAGCGTAAGGATGGCATGGCTTCTGCCTTGCTCTCTTCACCTCCTGTGCACTTCTGAGCTAACTTCAGGAGTTCCTCGCCAGTTGTGAAGCCAACCAAATAGTTAGAGTCCATGTGCAGGATCTGGTAGCCTGACACAGTCCTCCGCATTGGGGAGCAGGGTGTGCTGGAGCAGCGGGGCTTCTCTGCCTCTGACTTTCCTGGGGAGTTGGCCTCGACCCCAGGGAAGGGCAGGGTAGTCAGGGTACTTCTAGACTCTCCATTAATATCGACTTCCATTTTAAGCACCAGTCTGCACAATCCTAAAAGTAAACAGACTTAGATTAgaagaatacaatacaaaaaCTTGGGCCAGACCAGAGGAATATAACACACAGAACCTTGGCCAGACTAGGTCCTTTTAGAAGGCTCAGGGAGCATGAAGTAACACTTGCCTGAAAGACAGTCAGCGTACCACTGACATGTTATCTGTGTCTACTAAACGTTTCAGAGCAGGCATGAAATGATAACTATCTATCCACCTTCAAGAACTGAAAGCCAAGTTAAATTAAAGTCTGATGTACTACATAAAAGTTCTGATGGAGaagcaaacagaaagcaacaacagaaaTACTTCTCTAAATTCAGCACTCTACTCAATCATATAAAGTTTATTCCTTAATGCAATGTTAAGCAAGTCAAATACAGATCTCAGCATTAAGCAAATGAAAGCAAGCATACACATTTTCATaagaacacacaaaatatttctgGCTTGAAAGTTAAATTTTTTCGTTATTTAATTTAAAGCAGCTCTTGATACCTGCAATTCTTTTCAATTTGTCTTTAAGAACATATAATAAAGTTGACTGAGCTGATCAATTTCTTTAAGGAATCCAATTTTGATCTAAAAATCTATTCTAGGAGCATAAGGAGTCTTAGGGGAAAGTTTCCCCAAACCTTGTAAATGTTCTTCCTTCCATATTCTCCATGAATTATTTAAAGAATATCATTTTGTAGTTTACAAGTTAATCCTAAATCCAACATACCATGTAATTTTTaatactgaaaatatataaaacatcagATGTCATTTTACTTGACTATTTAACCACAAAATATACTAGGGActtgacattttgtttttcaatacCCAAGACAACACACTTTTGAATAGTTTCATAAATGGCAGAATCACAATGAATATTAACATTTGTTCCTTACGATTACATTACATAGTTTGGAAAGCCCCACTAACAAGAAGTAGCACAAGTGGTGGCTAGGTTCCCAGAAAGCTGCAGATAGAtcccattttggaaaataaaatactaagggTAATAGTGACAATGTCATTTCTGAAAAATTGCATTTGTACTTGTTTTTCAATTGGAAGTAGATAACATGGTTTTAAGCATCAAAGATTGGTAATCAAAAATGTCAACTGattttaagatgaaaaatttacttaaaaatttattaaacaacTCTAATGAATCTTTTTACAAGGCAAATAACCACTTCCTATTGAAGTATTTCTTGAAGTTTGGGTATGCATTTAAAATCCAAGCAATTAGAAagcgttaaaaaaaaaacagcacattATTCCTCTACATGTATGTTCTAATTTCCTTCATTAGAAGATTGTGGAAGTTACCAGATTCCATCTTGTCCTCCCTATGATCCTCACTAAAGACAAACATTTATTACAATTTTTGAAATAAAGCAAATGCCAAAGGATCAATATAGTATTACTATTTATTCTAAACCTTCGACcgtttcccatttttatttaaccaaaatACTCTAGTCCCTGAACCCTTTTAGATGTAATCAGCTTTATTATAttgttaatgtaaaaataaattatattattatttatattatttatataaaataaattatgtttgagTAATATATTTCTCTCTTGATAGAACTGGAATAACAGGTGCTACCAGCTACTCTGATATGCATACAAGACTTCTTAGCTAAACTTTAGAGAGACATATGAAGCTTCAACAAATTTTTAagctaaagaaacaaatatttattcagagtCAAATGACAAAGTTATCCTTCCTTTCTCACTAATTTGTAACCCAGAAAGAACACAAGAGACCATATCCAAGGCCTTCAACCTATGTAATCTGACTGGCAGCTACAGGTAGTAGTTGTTTCTCTGATACTTCATCCTGAAAAGGAGAGGAGGGTCAGTGAGGCAAAAAACTAACCAGGGCCATGGAGGAAAGGGCGCGCGCGCTcgcgcacacacaaacacacacacacacacacacacacacacacacggggtgCCAAACCCAAGGATAGTTGCCAAGGCAGTGACACTCAAGCGGTCTAACCACTCTGAGACTGGTCTAGGTCTCTTTCAAATCTGGCACTCCATGACAACCCATGGAGTTCCACCATGGGTAGCTTACTGCATTCTCATTTGGTATATTATAAACTTCTTTAAATCTATAACTTCAGACCCCATACATTCCAAATTGAGTAATCATTCATATGAAAACGAAGCtaaaattcatcttttttgtCTACATGGGAAAAAAATTGCTAAGCAAGTTTTAATAGTGCACGAAGTTGCAATAAAAAGCAATGGGTACAGGTTTTTGTGGTCAACAGATTATCAAAAGCTTGTCCCCATACTAAGTCAATCCTGCTGCATCAAGGTAAATGGTCAGAAATTCTGAGAATTCTTAGGGGTTGAAGGTAAAGCACAGAAGGACACAACAGTTTAGAAAAATAGGCAGAAATGATATATTAGCTAGAAAATACCTGGAAGTACCTGGAAAATTAGAATGTGAAGACAAGTGTAAAGGTCAAAATCAGATCTGATATGAAACAGACACTATTGTTAGAAGAGTAACTCATCAGTTAAGTTTCCAACAGCCAAtaacactattaaaaaaaaaaaagtcaactggCTTGGGAAGAGAACTATCCAAACAGGATTTTCACACATCAACCTGGTAGACAATGATTTAACCTAGGTTGTTAAGTAGAAGATACAGATGTGGTTTAAGAGCTCTGGAAATGTCAACTAGGCAGTCTGGTGTATGAAATCTACCATATTCTACTGAGGTAGACAAAACATTCACTATGGAAAACACAATCTAATCAGAAAGTTGAAGGAGTAAGCCTTTCTAATATTCTCTAACATAAAAACTCAAGGGAGCAACTAAAGCCAATGCAAAACAGGTCAGTATTCTAGGGAAAACTCCTACAGGATAGTCTCAAGCCACCGGAACATGAAAAGGCTGATTTTAAACATAACATACGTAGCTGCTATTCGCTGAACTTTGATGAGCAATTCTCAGAGCTGAAAAAGTGTTTGTATTTTATGGTTATCAAACAATAGTACTTTTGCTCCAAACTACAAATAGTGTATTCTCAAAACTAACAGCTCATTGGCTGGTTCACTGGTCTCTACAATATACTGCCATACATACAACAACAACTTCAGGTCTTGATATTCACATAGGACAATAGCTAGAAACAAGACTCTCACAAacaacttttgtttttctaaaggaTTCTTTTTACTTATATATTGCCCTTCTAAGAAATATCTACTATGTGGTACCAGGAAAGCTAGGAAGAGGCTGGGTTTCAGAAAAGACAGCtgtcattttcaaatattcattagTAGTTGGGCTGAATGCTGAATAAGCAGCATACCTCCCTTTCTTCAGAAAACAACCCTTGTGCTACTACATTCCTGAAAATTTCCTGACTAGAATTAAATATTGAATCAAGATCCTGAGAACAGTTACAGAATCAACTTGCTCAGGTTATCTTTACAatgcacagaagctctttagacACTTCCTCATCTGCAGAGGAAGAAGTCTAGTTACCTGCTAATTCcagaattctaaaaacaaaaacaaagatgacaCTAAAGATGGTAAAAACTGAACAGTCTCAAAGTCAACCTATCTTGATATATAGATGTCCAACATTTTCCACAGCAAAATTTCTTATAGAAAGACATTCATCATGAAACTCAGCTATGGTGACGATAACTGGAGATGGCCTGTGTTTAGCAGTATATTCTTCAGGTTTTCCCATGAAAAAAAATACGcttacaggctttttttttttttgagacggagtttcgctcttgttacccaggctggagtgcaatggcgcaatctcggctcactgcaacctccgcctcctgggttcaggcaattctcctgcttcagcctcctgagtagctgggattacaggcacgtgccaccatgcccagctaattttttgtatttttagtagagacagggtttcaccttgttgaccaggatggtctcggtctcttgccttcatgatccacccgcctcggcctcccaaagtgctgggattataggcttgagccaccgtgcccggccacaggCTTGCTATTTTTAATACACCTATTCATGACTCAGCATTTTGTTTCATATTGTCAAATAAACCTTGTATCCAAAAAGCTTTCTGCCAAGATAAAAATTACAAAGCACTCTCATAAATACTACCAGAGGTACAATGCAACGGGTGCCACACTTCCCACTGCATCAGTAAGAATAACCTGTGAATCAAGAAATCAGGTCTAATGCCAACTGCTACATTCCAGAGCTCTAAAACTCCGGGACCAAAGATACCTTTCTTGCTTCCATTAATGTCTTTCACATATAGTTTTAAGCAAAAATACACTGTA
This Callithrix jacchus isolate 240 chromosome 2, calJac240_pri, whole genome shotgun sequence DNA region includes the following protein-coding sequences:
- the MACIR gene encoding macrophage immunometabolism regulator, whose amino-acid sequence is MEVDINGESRSTLTTLPFPGVEANSPGKSEAEKPRCSSTPCSPMRRTVSGYQILHMDSNYLVGFTTGEELLKLAQKCTGGEESKAEAMPSLRSKQLDAGLARSSRLYKTRSRYYQPYEIPAVNGRRRRRMPSSGDKCTKSLPYEPYKALHGPLPLCLLKGKRAHSKSLDYLNLDKMNIKEPADTEVLQYQLQHLTLRGDRVFARNNT